One Carya illinoinensis cultivar Pawnee chromosome 5, C.illinoinensisPawnee_v1, whole genome shotgun sequence genomic window, GATTGGTTAAACTTAAGTGGGTTTACCACTAGAGTTGTTACTTATTACTAGTGGCCACATTTACCACTAAGATATTGTACTAATTTAGAAGCGGtaagatttcaatgaaattatcAAGTACCTTTTATTGCTTTCTGTGTGCTCTGATAATTAATTGATTGTTCCTAACACTACAAACGAAACAAGGACTCAAGCTATGGGAGATTACCCTCCAATACATATTACCTTGCTTTAAACGATTATAAAAGTCAAGCCATGCGCATTTGAACCGAATTGATTCATTGAAGGCTAGTAATTATTTCCCATGTGATAATCCATGGAGATGTTAATTGACACTACTAGAACTTTAACTGAAGATGTCTATATCTCTAACATGACCTAATCAATCAACTAATTCGCATTTTTGAGAAGGGGATTGAAACATCCTTTGCATAATATGAGAAAGATATAGAATGAGCAGCATCAATATTGATGTTCCTTGGTCTTTCAGCAACAAGAGATTGGTCTAACAATGGTTTGGATTCCTAGTGGATGATGCGTACCATATCTAGTCCATTGTCAAGCAGCTACTGTCTGGGTTGGATTTCATACTGTCAGGGTGTGTTCACAATACCGCTCATTGCAACTGCACTAAATAAGGTTAGGAGATGTGATGTCgaatgtgataaaagatttaagGGAGTCTTCATAACACCGattgattttaagtgtattagcaGCTCACGATCCAAAAAATATTTGCTGGATGTTTAATCTAAAAGTCCCTacttaataaataaagaagTGTGGATATCTGAATCCATATTCAACTGAAACCCTTCAGCCAGCAATTATGTCCATAAGCACACATCTCTTCCCACTTACTCTCTTACTAGTTGGCTTCTATGGCCCTCACTATTTCACTGCAGCGGAACAGTTGTTCACTACCATGAAATGGCCAGTTCCAATAATCATCAAGGAAGAGATCAATATCAGCAATGTGGTTTTTGTGATATTTCTGTTTGATCATGAACTTATTGAACGAATATCTAAAAAACTGGAGTCCCTCGATTGATCTTGAAGCCACGGGCCATTTTCTAATATACTTAAATATATACTAGTCGCAAACCAACGTGATGTGCAATATCAGTGATTCAGTTAGAGTTCTTAATATTCAAGTTAACATACCTTGAACTATTATGAAAGAAATAGGAGAGCACCAATGTTAACACCTTAATCTCCAAAATCTGGTTGAATATCTTGGTCTTTTTATCGTAAGTGCAAATGCTTCCAAAATTATCTGTTGCAGTAGACTTTTATTTGACAAATAAAGAGAGGACAGAGAAGTATTCCACAAGAACTCATACACGTGAGcaaatatattgtataaaaatttcacaTGCATGCTAAAATCCACAAATGTGACTAGGATCTCACAAAAAAAGTTGCAATCAATTCAACGCTagtcaaattttaaaagataaaaaacagtaaattcattccaatatttaTCAAATCATGCCAGTGGAAGTACAAGTGTCTTGATGAGTAAGGCTAACAAAAGAAATTTCCACCACCACTTTGCATACCACAAAAGCGATTGAACTTTGTATGTAGTTAATTCAGAAAAATAACAGTAAAGTTCATGACTTCactacaaaatatattttgggcATTACTTGATGGtaagagataaaaaattaaaagcaaaagaaattcTTACCTTTCCTGTCAATGGcatctaattatatatacattggAGGTGATTCGATGGTCTGCATCCAAGTGAGGAATGACTTGGGGGATTGCTAAAGCAGAACGGAATCATGTGGATATATAAGTTAACAAAAGAAAGAGATTATCGggatttggatgttgagaagtgttgaggagagttgtgaatagtaataaaaagtatgtaaaaaataataataaaataataaatagtaatataaagtaggtaaaaaataagaaatagttgtaaaaataggtataaagtaataataaaataataaatagtaatgaaaagtGTTGAAAATACTTGAAATACTCTTAATACCCAAATGCCTAGTGTGATTTTGTGGCAGTTTTACACAAGCACTGCGCACTCAGACATATTTTCAGAGATATATATCCATGTAAAGTTAAGCCGGTTTCCACCAGAAAATTAGTCAGAGAAATTTATGATAACAAGTACAAGAAACTTATAACGACATGGGAATGGGTTACTCCCCCTTTTGGAGGAGCcattctttcatgcatttgGTCATGCATAATTGGTGGGCGTGGTTATcataaaacaagaaaagaacGGAAGACTATCCGCTGAGTTTAAAGCcgaaaaagttataaataaaaaataaaaaaggggcaTTGGCCCATGCAGGTCTCGAACCTGCGACCTTCGCGTTATTAGCACGACGCTCTAACCGACTGAGCTAATAGGCCTGTTGTTTCTGTTCTCCGACAATGACATATTTGGTACAATTATACAATAGGTATACTCTACTGAAGTACATGCTCCAATACTTCTTTAATccagtttttttaattatcatgtatttttttaaataagcaaGAGAGACATATTTTTCAATAGAATTTTAATTGTGTTAGAGATCACAGTTTTTAGTTCTTAAAGGAAAAGAAGTCAAGGATGGATTAATACCgtttaattagaaaaaaataatgtgtTCGTTTCATGTTTTAGAGACACGCGACAGTTTGATCATAGATCAGTCGGAGAAAAACATTGTCCAACTCCCAACAGTGATATCCATTGAGCCAAGTTTGTGCTCAATTGTATTATTAATTGGACGGTCAAGTTTGTGCCCTGttaattaattatgttttttttttcataagtaatATTTGCAGTTATAAAGtgcatattcttttaaaaaaagtgagtagatataaaattcacataaagttttaaatttttaatagcatcccttactattttttaagaaaatttggaaTACTTACAATCCATAattatatttagcattacttttaatttttaaaataattttaaccaTCAGCTTGAAATCGCGTCATTTTTAtactaaaatcaattttttaaataaaacccaaaacaTGGTACCTGGATTTCATAACCGCACTCAACCCGGTTGCGGCCGGATGGAATGATCCAATTTTCAGCCcgtattttttattgtatatgcattcagatttgattaaaaaaaaatcaatcctaATACTTATTACAATGACTTGATTACCTAATAGCatttaaatcataaaatgagagagagagagagagagagaatgtaaTATTGTAATACCCGTCGTCAATTGTATTATTAATGTGAACAAATCTACAAATAACAGATAGAGCTGAATCCCAATGGAAGATACCATGCTCTGACAAAATGGCAAGCTTACAAAAATTTGTGACAAAAAACCTAGAATCATTCATGCGCTAGAACATGGCATACAAtgctatacatttttttttttaactaattagtAAAGTTGCCATgattagtaataataataataataaaatccacaTAATATAGGCTACTCATGAATTCACCTTAGTAACCATAACAtagcaaaaataaaacaaaaataaaacaaaccaaaacaaaatcaGAGTAGCACCCAATTAAATCAAGGTGAAGCGGCTGTTGCTGGAGTAGTCAACGGCTTGCCTCGTCCAATAGTGAAACCCTTCGTCCCGTCCGGCATTCTTGGTCCCTTGGAAGCGGCCTGTTTGGCTGATGTTTCGGCCTGAATGACGCTGTTCGATTGTGGAGATGGGGCATGCACCCCACGTCCTCCACTATGGCAGCTTTGGCCACGCCCTCTGGATTTTCCACGTCCTCGACCCCATCCTAATTTCTTTGATCCCACTGCATTTTCCTCAGCCTACCAATTAATTGTTACATTCTTTTTAGTGATCAAACatcacttttcttttttactttcctTGCTGTGcaagaaaagttttgaaaaagcTAATTTGCATGCAGAAGATTTTTGAATTCTAGCTGTTAGATGCATTTGCTGCATATGGTAAGCATACATGCCAAAAAAATAGTTCCTTTTTTCTGCCCTAGGATTCTGTAAGTCATGATTAGTTATCCAAGCAAAGGACACTTACATTGCTCTCTAAGACAGATTCTATGTTGTTTGGCTGACAGGAATCTCCGGGGGATTCAGGTGTCTCGTCCTCGTCTAAGATGCCATCAAACTCTGTCTTTCTGTTCTTTAGAACAGATTTTGGCTGGAAACCATCGCAATAGAATTATAAGAATACGTTCAAAACAGGAgcttagtaaaaaaaaaaagccagaaTTAGCTTCAAGGAAATTAAAACTGGGTTTAATTTATCAACACGACATACCGAGCGTCTAAGCAGCAACCTTACTCGGAATCCTTTTCTCCAGTTCCTTTCAtcattcaatttctcaacctgGTGAAGTTGACGAGctattaattcattaattatGTTGTTGCCAAGGAAGTTTACAACATATCAAGTATCTTCATGGTTTTTACGTACCGCTTTTTCAGCTATCTCTGTAGACTCATATTCCACAAGTGCATGGAgctgaagagaaaatgaagtggGAGATTTAATGTAAGAGAAAATCCTGGGGAAGTTCTGGTTTTGATGACAAAATGGTCTAATTCATTCAATCTCTACATACCTTGTTACTAACTAGAAAATCGCTTTTGGAGCGAGATGAATTGGGTTCCTGGGGATGGCATATTCGAATTGATTTCACACTGCTCCGTGACAGCAACTAGATCAGTAATTAAATAAAGCAACAAACACCTTGTTCTCTCATGTAAAAGGACCAAAAGATCAAgatattagattattattaaGTACTTAAAGAGGCCCGACCTTCCAACCACACCAAATATTTTCTCAAGGTTTTGATGAGAGTGATCTTCGGGCAAGTTCTCTGCAACAACAATACGAGCCTGCAAGAGGAAACAGCCATTACAAGAAGAACTTTCTAACCACTGTGATAGTGGAAGTCTCATGTACAGTTCTTAATTACCTGCaactcctctttttctttctcagtgAAAGGATCTTTCCGTCTAACCTTCTTGCCGTCATCACTCACCACCTTTCAAGATTTCAagagtattttttataaataatagattgaagaaaaagagataaaatgCTAAAGTTGGCCAAAAGACATACAAGCCTTGAAGAGGACCGCAGTGCTTGGGCAAGTACAGGGTTAGGATTATTGCTAACAAGGGACTTGATCTTTTTTGCCGAAGCAATAACAGATATCGGAACTGTTTCAAAGACAAGAAGCAAGAATgactatctttttttaaaattaaatctctAATAATAGTATTGACTGCAAAGAGTACTGCTCTTCCGTTATCCTTACCATAACCTTCGGGATCTTTATTTACGTGTTTCACCAAAGATTCATTTGCAATCAGACTCATGTTGCTCAGCTGATATTCTACCTGCCATATGTGGAGAAACCACACTCAGATTCAAAAATCTGAGAAAATGTAGAACAGAAGCTTGCTCTAAATTGACCCATTAATGATCATTGTTCCAACAAGAACCGTGACATGTAAAAAGAGAAGGTGATTATGCCAGAAGATGCTTCAGTTTGGATGATTCAATGACAGGCAAAGTAGTAATCAACATTCTGGTACTGAAATTAAGGAGTAAGAATGAGAAAGGGAAAGAGAAAATATGCAGAGAAACCAAGGAGTTGATGAGACGTGCGTCGATGTAAATTGAGAAACCCAGGTTTTAATGGATGCTGCCAAGATATCAAGGAAATGTGTTGATGAACAagcattcatatttaaaatacgCATCGGATAACTTAGCCAATACTCATAAACGCAAGGAACCAAACAATCTCATATATTGAATCCATAGGACTGCAAGAAAGCCAAGATCATGATCATCGCTACCAATTATCACCTGTTTGATGATCTTCTGCTTAAGATCATCCGTGAGAATGTTCTTGGAGCGATCGGGTGGTGCGACATTCGTGTTGGAAATCAAATATGCAGGCTCTTGATCACCAACAATGAACCACTCAGATCCAGTACCAGTCCCACCAAGAAAGTTAAAGCATGGATAGAAATAACCCGAAACGGGCATCTGAGTGCAGTGTGATCTTGGGACAAATTCAGGTGCGTGGGCATTGAATTTGAAAGCTGCAGtgtcttttgtttctttcatgTACTTTTCTTGGGTACTGTCTTGGATTTTCTCCTCAGGTTGTGCTTGTGCCATTTTTGTTCTTTCCGCGGGGTTCTCCTACCTGAGATTTGTCTTTGAATctca contains:
- the LOC122310623 gene encoding la-related protein 6C gives rise to the protein MAQAQPEEKIQDSTQEKYMKETKDTAAFKFNAHAPEFVPRSHCTQMPVSGYFYPCFNFLGGTGTGSEWFIVGDQEPAYLISNTNVAPPDRSKNILTDDLKQKIIKQVEYQLSNMSLIANESLVKHVNKDPEGYVPISVIASAKKIKSLVSNNPNPVLAQALRSSSRLVVSDDGKKVRRKDPFTEKEKEELQARIVVAENLPEDHSHQNLEKIFGVVGSVKSIRICHPQEPNSSRSKSDFLVSNKLHALVEYESTEIAEKAVEKLNDERNWRKGFRVRLLLRRSPKSVLKNRKTEFDGILDEDETPESPGDSCQPNNIESVLESNAEENAVGSKKLGWGRGRGKSRGRGQSCHSGGRGVHAPSPQSNSVIQAETSAKQAASKGPRMPDGTKGFTIGRGKPLTTPATAASP